From the genome of Sulfurovum sp. NBC37-1, one region includes:
- a CDS encoding c-type cytochrome — protein MRNKTLVLSLGVSLLILAGCGEEKPKESAGKEASAKGIVVTEGAVKALEKEDDSKENSGQFYYSYNKEKKGSSEYNSETSKVRTELDAYRDIRSPYERVQITLMVQQLSPDYRLLCSACHDDYANGVIGPALLDKNATFIFSQIKAFKTGEKKNALMKELVNRIDEQRLQSIAKEIERFNTQIKEMRSK, from the coding sequence ATGCGTAATAAAACATTGGTCCTTTCACTGGGAGTCAGTCTGCTCATTTTGGCTGGTTGCGGTGAAGAGAAGCCAAAAGAGTCAGCTGGTAAAGAAGCCAGTGCCAAAGGTATCGTTGTGACTGAAGGTGCTGTAAAAGCCCTGGAAAAAGAAGATGATTCCAAAGAGAACAGTGGACAGTTCTACTATTCCTACAATAAAGAGAAAAAAGGCAGTAGTGAGTATAATTCCGAAACTTCGAAAGTAAGAACAGAACTTGATGCCTACAGAGATATCAGGTCACCGTATGAACGAGTACAGATCACTCTGATGGTTCAACAGCTCAGTCCGGATTACCGTCTGCTTTGTTCTGCCTGCCATGATGATTATGCCAATGGTGTGATCGGACCGGCACTGCTGGACAAGAATGCCACCTTTATCTTTAGCCAGATCAAAGCATTTAAGACCGGAGAAAAAAAGAATGCATTGATGAAAGAACTGGTAAACCGTATCGATGAGCAGAGACTACAGAGTATCGCCAAAGAGATAGAGAGATTCAACACACAAATCAAAGAGATGAGGAGTAAATAG
- a CDS encoding c-type cytochrome — protein sequence MKHILAAIVTVLALGAMFMVYQSDREVNKLEEIQKMIAKTQIKVKLDTGTQPVTQEAPVEKMSNADIEKEQAKKKKELDEKLQALKNKAGNVAAFSVSPLYKQKCSSCHGVNGEGIIGPKLVGLSAETVHQDLTDFKSGKRKNYVMYGLLSKMNESQMQALADEIGSFEQKLKEQ from the coding sequence ATGAAACACATATTAGCTGCAATCGTAACCGTACTTGCATTGGGAGCAATGTTTATGGTCTATCAGTCAGACAGAGAAGTGAACAAGTTGGAAGAGATCCAGAAAATGATCGCCAAAACACAGATAAAAGTAAAACTTGATACAGGTACACAGCCTGTAACACAGGAAGCTCCTGTAGAAAAAATGAGCAATGCTGATATCGAAAAAGAACAGGCAAAGAAAAAGAAAGAGCTGGATGAGAAACTTCAGGCTCTGAAAAATAAAGCTGGAAATGTCGCAGCATTCAGTGTAAGCCCGCTTTATAAGCAGAAATGTTCTTCCTGTCACGGAGTGAACGGTGAAGGGATCATTGGCCCGAAACTGGTAGGCCTGAGTGCAGAAACCGTGCATCAGGATCTGACAGATTTCAAATCCGGAAAAAGAAAGAATTACGTGATGTATGGATTGCTCAGCAAAATGAATGAGAGCCAGATGCAGGCACTTGCAGACGAGATCGGTTCATTCGAGCAGAAGCTCAAAGAGCAGTAA
- a CDS encoding 4Fe-4S dicluster domain-containing protein, producing MEEKVQKTISKEEKKRRQFMKQAVGLGVLGIAAAGGIWAAKDFKLTKGRLRPPGAVPEEQYLSMCIKCGQCLQVCPYDSIMLEDIDGKAGVGTAYIDPLARGCYLCEAFPCVLACPTGALDHEANVIEKVHMGMAIVVNESACIALDNKKVTNEMIGRIYDHTKVISDTERQNRKVVMNPNDPEKVILQKELLQKLSAQEGKTCSLCADLCPFEPDPSQAIGMISKDGGLFPEIREACVGCGACVELCPTKVLQILPYATYADVYEKNKGSQNA from the coding sequence ATGGAAGAGAAAGTACAGAAAACTATTTCAAAAGAAGAGAAAAAAAGACGCCAGTTCATGAAGCAGGCCGTAGGCCTGGGTGTACTCGGCATAGCTGCTGCAGGCGGCATCTGGGCAGCAAAAGACTTCAAACTGACAAAGGGACGGCTGCGTCCTCCCGGAGCTGTACCTGAAGAGCAGTATCTTTCAATGTGTATCAAGTGCGGGCAGTGCCTCCAGGTCTGTCCCTATGATTCTATTATGCTGGAAGATATAGATGGGAAAGCAGGTGTGGGAACGGCTTATATTGATCCTCTGGCAAGGGGATGTTATCTCTGTGAAGCCTTTCCCTGTGTATTGGCATGCCCCACTGGGGCACTCGATCATGAAGCGAATGTGATCGAAAAAGTACACATGGGTATGGCAATCGTGGTCAATGAAAGTGCCTGTATTGCCCTGGATAACAAGAAGGTGACCAATGAGATGATCGGCCGGATCTACGACCATACCAAAGTGATCAGTGATACAGAGCGTCAAAACAGAAAAGTAGTTATGAACCCCAATGATCCTGAGAAGGTCATACTTCAAAAAGAGCTTTTGCAGAAGTTGAGCGCACAGGAAGGAAAAACATGCAGTCTTTGTGCAGATCTCTGTCCTTTTGAGCCTGATCCGAGCCAGGCAATAGGCATGATCTCAAAAGATGGTGGATTGTTCCCCGAGATACGCGAAGCATGTGTCGGATGCGGTGCCTGTGTGGAACTCTGTCCTACCAAGGTTTTACAGATACTTCCGTATGCCACCTATGCAGATGTCTATGAAAAAAATAAAGGAAGTCAAAATGCGTAA
- a CDS encoding nitrous oxide reductase accessory protein NosL has product MKKTILSLLLCSGIGIAGTSFNTKVLLLDQNASDPVYQLPLKKYEKWLCEAELKNKKKVQFVSVKAMMQAYQHQEYFIKHHLLPTGIKTMYVQDFISGQRVDATKAVYVFGSRVNGPHGDDLIPFVSEENAKLFMMKHGGTKILPFSKLSKGLIRYLDM; this is encoded by the coding sequence ATGAAAAAAACTATTTTAAGTCTGTTGCTGTGTAGCGGTATAGGTATCGCAGGGACATCCTTTAACACCAAGGTTCTGTTGCTTGACCAGAATGCATCGGATCCTGTCTACCAGCTGCCGTTGAAAAAATATGAAAAATGGCTCTGTGAAGCAGAACTTAAAAACAAGAAAAAGGTGCAGTTCGTTTCGGTCAAAGCGATGATGCAGGCCTACCAGCATCAGGAGTATTTCATCAAGCATCATTTGCTGCCGACCGGTATCAAAACGATGTATGTGCAGGATTTTATCAGCGGACAGAGAGTAGATGCTACCAAAGCGGTCTACGTCTTTGGCAGTAGAGTTAACGGACCGCACGGAGATGATCTCATCCCGTTTGTATCGGAAGAGAATGCCAAACTTTTCATGATGAAGCATGGGGGAACCAAAATCCTGCCGTTTTCAAAGTTAAGCAAAGGTTTGATCCGGTATCTGGATATGTGA
- a CDS encoding ABC transporter ATP-binding protein: MLVQAENVNKTFMGSKVLDNVNLDIEQGDRIAMMGPNGAGKTTLVRAMLGFYHIDSGKISVNGFDPVKNRVDVLKNISFIPQLPPPVKLSLEELLLYVEQSSGVSRIKIFEESDRMDLDLEKHISKPFFKLSGGMKQKLLIAIALSKKSDLLIFDEPTANLDPKGREKFYELLTEIDTECSTLFITHRLDEIEGLVNRKIYMDLGKVVEDERI, from the coding sequence ATGTTGGTTCAAGCTGAAAATGTCAACAAGACATTTATGGGAAGCAAAGTACTGGACAATGTAAACCTGGACATCGAACAGGGTGACCGCATTGCGATGATGGGCCCCAACGGTGCGGGGAAGACTACACTGGTTAGGGCCATGCTCGGGTTTTACCATATCGACAGCGGAAAGATAAGCGTCAATGGATTTGATCCTGTCAAAAACAGGGTAGATGTGTTGAAGAACATCTCTTTCATCCCGCAGCTCCCCCCGCCGGTTAAATTAAGTCTGGAAGAGTTGCTATTGTATGTAGAACAAAGTTCGGGGGTTTCGAGAATAAAAATATTTGAAGAGTCCGACAGAATGGATCTTGATCTTGAAAAACATATCTCCAAGCCTTTTTTCAAACTTTCCGGAGGGATGAAGCAGAAACTTCTGATTGCGATTGCACTTTCCAAGAAGAGTGATCTGCTTATTTTTGATGAACCCACAGCCAATCTTGACCCCAAAGGGCGGGAAAAATTCTATGAGCTTCTTACGGAGATCGACACAGAGTGTTCAACCCTTTTCATTACACACAGACTCGATGAGATAGAAGGGCTGGTCAATCGGAAGATCTATATGGACCTGGGAAAGGTGGTAGAAGATGAAAGAATTTAG
- a CDS encoding PAS domain-containing protein, whose amino-acid sequence MKRPEPINEEIVLKNNVYIESETDLKGIITYVNDYFAEISRYTKEELIGQPHSIVRHPDMPRILFKILWDRIQNGHNFIAAVKNLAKDGRYYWVFTDFDILRDENGEPVGYKASRKKISKHVTDILDPIYKKLVEIEKEGGMEASEKYLTDFLKSHGDDITVDNMLEEIHRLY is encoded by the coding sequence ATGAAAAGACCAGAACCCATCAATGAAGAGATAGTACTTAAAAACAATGTCTATATAGAGAGTGAGACCGATCTGAAGGGTATTATCACGTATGTGAATGACTACTTTGCAGAGATCTCTCGCTATACCAAAGAGGAGCTTATCGGCCAGCCGCACAGCATTGTTCGGCATCCTGACATGCCAAGAATACTCTTTAAGATACTCTGGGACAGGATACAGAACGGGCATAACTTTATCGCCGCGGTCAAAAATCTTGCCAAGGACGGGAGATACTATTGGGTATTTACCGATTTCGACATACTCAGAGACGAAAATGGAGAACCGGTAGGATACAAAGCTTCAAGGAAGAAAATATCCAAACATGTGACAGATATATTGGACCCGATCTATAAAAAACTGGTCGAGATCGAAAAAGAGGGCGGGATGGAAGCTTCCGAGAAGTATCTGACCGACTTTTTAAAGTCCCATGGCGATGATATTACCGTGGACAATATGCTCGAAGAGATACATAGACTTTATTAG
- the acpP gene encoding acyl carrier protein: MALFDDVKEVVVEQLNVSPDEVKEDSKFVEDLGADSLDVVELVMALEEKFDIEIPDDQAEAIATVGDAIKFIENV; the protein is encoded by the coding sequence ATGGCATTGTTTGATGATGTAAAAGAAGTAGTTGTAGAGCAACTGAATGTGAGCCCGGACGAGGTAAAAGAAGATTCTAAATTTGTAGAGGACCTTGGGGCGGACAGTCTTGATGTCGTTGAGTTGGTAATGGCACTTGAAGAGAAGTTCGATATCGAAATTCCTGATGATCAGGCAGAAGCGATCGCTACTGTCGGTGATGCGATCAAGTTCATCGAAAACGTATAA
- a CDS encoding nitrous oxide reductase family maturation protein NosD, with protein MLQKIIAFTIAISSLSLSGNVLQDAIDQAKPGSRLELPAGLYHGNIVINKPLIIDGKDQKAIIEGDGKGTVVTITSSGVTVKNLTIRHSGEEHEKVDAGISMQKTTQCHVENNKIVDCLFGIDMSEVSNSEINDNYIESKPFDLGIRGDGIRLWYSNDNHLSGNHLYKSRDFVVWYSHGNLIEKNRGEYGRYSLHFMYTGKNIVKDNVYKHNSVGIFFMYSQDTIATGNLIQNSLGTTGLGIGMKDASNFVLKDNTIIYCARGLFIDRSPYEPDTTNLIEGNRIIYNSEGIHFHSLSLHNRFVDNIFKGNIENVMNDSYNTRITENEFDGNYWDDYEGFDKNGDGIGDGPYNYYAYADKVWLLNPNIKFFYGSPVISILNFLAKLAPFSEPVLLLSDKHPKMHEGQV; from the coding sequence ATGTTACAGAAGATCATAGCATTCACTATCGCAATCAGTTCACTGTCTCTATCAGGCAATGTATTGCAGGATGCTATTGATCAGGCAAAACCGGGCTCCCGCCTGGAGTTACCGGCGGGGCTTTATCATGGAAATATCGTGATAAACAAACCGCTTATCATAGACGGGAAAGATCAGAAAGCCATCATCGAAGGTGACGGAAAAGGTACTGTGGTGACTATCACGAGTTCCGGTGTTACCGTGAAAAACCTAACCATCAGACACAGTGGTGAAGAACATGAAAAGGTCGATGCAGGTATTTCCATGCAAAAAACGACACAGTGTCATGTAGAAAACAACAAAATCGTTGACTGCCTGTTCGGGATCGATATGTCCGAAGTGAGTAATTCGGAGATTAATGATAATTATATCGAGTCCAAACCGTTTGACCTCGGTATCCGGGGAGATGGTATCCGCCTGTGGTACAGTAATGACAACCATCTGAGCGGGAACCATCTTTACAAGTCACGTGATTTTGTTGTATGGTATTCACACGGGAACCTTATAGAAAAGAACCGAGGAGAGTACGGAAGGTATTCTCTGCATTTTATGTATACCGGAAAGAATATTGTCAAAGACAATGTCTATAAACATAATTCAGTAGGTATCTTTTTTATGTATTCTCAGGACACGATCGCAACAGGAAACCTGATACAGAATTCACTGGGAACAACCGGACTGGGAATCGGTATGAAAGATGCAAGTAATTTTGTACTCAAAGACAATACAATCATCTATTGCGCCAGAGGGTTGTTCATTGACCGGTCGCCCTATGAACCTGATACGACGAATCTCATTGAAGGCAATCGTATTATTTACAACAGTGAGGGGATACATTTTCACTCATTGAGTCTTCATAACAGGTTTGTCGATAATATTTTCAAAGGGAATATCGAAAATGTAATGAATGATTCGTATAATACGAGAATAACCGAAAATGAGTTTGACGGAAATTACTGGGATGATTATGAAGGATTTGACAAGAATGGTGACGGCATAGGCGACGGACCGTATAACTATTATGCATATGCGGATAAAGTATGGCTGCTCAATCCGAATATCAAGTTCTTTTACGGGTCCCCTGTGATCTCGATATTGAATTTTCTGGCAAAACTGGCTCCTTTTTCGGAACCGGTACTGCTGTTGAGTGACAAGCATCCCAAAATGCATGAAGGACAGGTATAA
- the accA gene encoding acetyl-CoA carboxylase carboxyl transferase subunit alpha, translating to MATYLDFESKIEKIQHEIVSAHAIANLEAVEKYQKELEKEIEKTFGSLSDYQKLQLARHPDRPYSLDYIKLLMDDAYEIHGDRAFRDDPAILCYIGWIGGQKTMLIGEQKGRGVKNKIKRNFGMPNPEGYRKALRAVRLAEKFDIPVLMLIDTPGAYPGLGAEERGQSEAIARNLFEFSATKVPMISIVIGEGGSGGALAIGVADKLAMLRYSVFAVISPEGCSAILWNDPSKVETATKALKITPSDLLEHKLVDDVLDEPLIGAHRDKVTTAEAIKTYFLESVKALRELSLDEMLDQRYKRLTAVGAYSEK from the coding sequence ATGGCAACCTATCTGGATTTTGAAAGTAAAATAGAGAAGATACAACACGAGATTGTATCGGCCCATGCCATTGCTAACCTGGAAGCTGTAGAAAAATATCAGAAAGAGCTTGAAAAAGAGATTGAGAAGACCTTTGGTTCTCTAAGTGATTATCAAAAACTTCAACTGGCGCGTCACCCCGACAGGCCTTATTCACTTGACTACATCAAACTACTGATGGATGATGCCTATGAGATCCACGGGGACCGTGCGTTCCGTGATGACCCGGCTATTCTCTGTTATATCGGATGGATCGGCGGTCAGAAGACCATGCTCATCGGTGAGCAGAAAGGCCGTGGTGTCAAGAACAAGATCAAGAGAAATTTCGGTATGCCAAACCCGGAAGGGTACAGAAAGGCACTCCGTGCAGTCAGACTGGCAGAAAAATTCGATATTCCTGTACTGATGCTTATAGACACTCCGGGTGCCTATCCGGGCCTGGGTGCTGAAGAAAGAGGGCAGAGTGAAGCAATCGCAAGGAACCTTTTTGAGTTTTCGGCAACGAAGGTGCCTATGATCTCCATCGTGATCGGAGAAGGTGGTTCTGGCGGTGCGCTTGCTATCGGTGTGGCAGACAAACTCGCTATGCTGCGTTATTCTGTTTTTGCCGTTATCTCTCCCGAGGGATGTTCGGCAATCCTCTGGAACGATCCTTCCAAGGTAGAGACGGCGACCAAAGCATTGAAGATTACCCCAAGCGATCTTCTGGAACATAAACTGGTCGATGACGTACTTGATGAACCGCTTATCGGTGCGCACCGTGACAAGGTCACCACGGCGGAAGCCATTAAAACATATTTCCTGGAAAGTGTCAAAGCACTCAGGGAACTCTCTCTTGATGAGATGCTGGATCAGCGCTATAAACGACTGACCGCTGTTGGTGCCTATTCTGAAAAATAA
- a CDS encoding NapH/MauN family ferredoxin-type protein, giving the protein MDRYNGSVRELINAPLLSTLYYKTQAGKFRLTLRAWRWLSIIIINLLFFLSFHIDLQMLEGTLNGSRLFGFHLIDPFTALEIFAAEHHFHTNVIIGSVTLIVFYFLVGGKAYCSWVCPYGLLSEIGERIHQILVRKKIIKEHKFTPNVRFVFWAIFLAAAAIDGYLVFEVLNPIGYISRAITYGWSLALVWVLVVLTIEIFYSRRAWCKYVCPVGTTYNMLGWVSMTKVKWDMNKCDHCGACLNACFEDHVLEFIKPKYDKERKEKGVETQLVVNGDCTLCGRCFDVCHTDAYNYDFRLKDMV; this is encoded by the coding sequence ATGGACAGATATAACGGTAGTGTCAGGGAGCTGATCAATGCACCGCTCCTGAGTACCTTGTATTATAAGACACAGGCTGGTAAGTTCAGACTGACACTTAGGGCATGGAGATGGTTGAGTATTATCATTATCAACCTTCTTTTCTTCCTCTCTTTCCATATCGACCTGCAGATGCTGGAAGGTACACTGAACGGATCGAGACTCTTTGGATTTCACTTGATCGACCCTTTCACCGCGCTGGAGATCTTTGCTGCAGAGCACCATTTTCATACGAATGTGATCATCGGGTCTGTAACGCTGATCGTATTTTATTTTCTAGTTGGAGGAAAAGCATACTGCTCATGGGTATGCCCTTACGGACTTCTGAGTGAAATAGGAGAGCGCATCCATCAGATACTTGTACGAAAGAAGATCATCAAAGAGCACAAATTCACACCGAATGTGCGTTTTGTATTCTGGGCGATCTTTTTGGCTGCTGCAGCGATAGACGGTTATCTGGTCTTTGAAGTACTCAATCCAATCGGCTATATCAGCCGTGCGATCACGTACGGATGGAGCCTGGCTTTGGTATGGGTACTGGTCGTACTTACTATAGAGATTTTTTACTCGAGAAGAGCATGGTGCAAATATGTCTGCCCTGTAGGAACGACCTACAATATGCTTGGCTGGGTCAGCATGACCAAAGTCAAATGGGATATGAATAAGTGTGACCACTGCGGTGCCTGTCTGAATGCCTGTTTTGAGGACCATGTGCTGGAATTCATCAAGCCCAAATACGACAAAGAGCGTAAAGAAAAAGGCGTTGAGACACAGCTGGTGGTCAATGGCGACTGTACTCTCTGCGGAAGGTGTTTCGATGTATGTCATACCGATGCATATAATTATGATTTCAGATTGAAGGATATGGTATAG
- a CDS encoding ABC transporter permease → MKNLFLVAYLDVKESLRSKWFYVYSVVFGGLMALFFISGVSDSVVMGFTGLSRMLLIFIQVTIIILPIFILITTVKSISGDRESNVLEYMLSFPVSLNDYYWGKMLGRFLTVFMPVFLALILGVIFGLFKGGEMPWHMVFLYSTLLFSLSFVFLGLAFFLSTIVKSTDIALGSSFVVWIAMLAFIDIALMGLMLQNRMSDGLIVTLAMLNPIEVFRIGAISLFDPELTVIGPVAYYLLDTLGSTFLMIYAIIYPIIIGALLAYFGYIAFRKKDLL, encoded by the coding sequence ATGAAAAATCTTTTTCTGGTAGCATACCTGGATGTGAAAGAGTCACTGCGTTCAAAATGGTTTTATGTCTATTCGGTAGTGTTCGGCGGCCTGATGGCACTCTTTTTCATTTCGGGCGTCTCTGACTCCGTCGTGATGGGGTTTACCGGCCTTAGCCGTATGCTACTGATCTTTATACAGGTTACGATCATCATTCTGCCTATATTTATACTGATTACCACGGTCAAATCGATCTCGGGAGACAGGGAGAGTAATGTGCTGGAATATATGCTCTCATTCCCTGTATCATTGAACGATTACTACTGGGGCAAGATGTTGGGACGTTTTTTGACAGTCTTCATGCCGGTCTTTCTTGCGCTGATCCTCGGGGTCATTTTCGGTCTTTTTAAAGGTGGAGAGATGCCATGGCATATGGTATTTCTTTACTCGACGCTGCTTTTTTCTTTGAGTTTTGTTTTTTTGGGCTTAGCATTCTTCCTCTCAACTATCGTCAAGTCAACGGATATTGCATTGGGGAGTTCTTTTGTCGTATGGATAGCCATGCTGGCATTCATCGACATTGCACTGATGGGACTGATGCTGCAGAACAGAATGAGTGATGGATTGATCGTCACGCTGGCCATGCTCAACCCCATAGAAGTGTTCCGGATAGGGGCTATTTCGCTCTTCGATCCCGAATTGACGGTTATCGGGCCTGTAGCCTATTATCTGCTCGATACACTCGGATCGACATTTTTGATGATCTATGCGATTATTTATCCTATTATCATAGGTGCACTTTTGGCTTATTTTGGCTATATTGCTTTTAGAAAAAAAGATCTTTTATAA
- a CDS encoding beta-ketoacyl-ACP synthase II: MRRVVVTGLGMVNSLGLDKESAFSAIVEGKCGIHTIELFDPEKHTARIAGEVRDFDPLSVMDAKEVKKADRFIQLGLKAAAEAMEDAKITDDIDRETFGVASASGIGGLANIEKNSVICENRGPRRISPFFIPSSLVNMLGGFVSIYQNLKGPNLSSVTACAASTHAIAEAAKSIIVGTADKMLVVGAEAAVCPVGVGGFAAMKALSTRNDDPQTASRPFDADRDGFVMGEGAGALVLEVYEDAVARGATIYGELIGFGESGDANHITTPTMDGPLRAMTMAYKMAGEPKVDYVNAHGTSTPVNDKNETAALKELFGGKENCPPVSSIKGQVGHCLGAAGAIEAVTSLMAMRDGIVPPTINYTTPDENCDLDYVPNEARKADLNVVMSNSFGFGGTNGVVIFKKV, from the coding sequence GTGAGAAGAGTAGTAGTAACAGGTTTGGGAATGGTCAACTCCCTTGGACTTGATAAAGAGAGTGCATTTTCCGCCATTGTTGAGGGTAAATGTGGTATTCATACCATAGAACTGTTTGACCCTGAAAAGCATACGGCAAGAATCGCGGGTGAAGTCAGGGACTTTGATCCGTTGAGCGTTATGGATGCCAAAGAGGTAAAAAAGGCAGACAGGTTCATTCAACTTGGACTCAAAGCAGCAGCGGAAGCAATGGAGGATGCCAAGATCACGGATGACATAGATAGAGAAACTTTCGGAGTTGCATCTGCATCAGGTATTGGTGGATTAGCGAATATCGAAAAGAACTCGGTCATCTGTGAGAATAGAGGGCCAAGAAGGATCTCTCCTTTCTTCATCCCTTCCTCTCTGGTAAATATGCTCGGCGGTTTTGTCTCGATCTATCAAAATCTTAAGGGGCCGAACTTATCCTCTGTAACTGCTTGTGCGGCAAGCACGCATGCCATTGCAGAAGCAGCAAAGTCCATTATCGTGGGAACAGCTGACAAAATGTTGGTAGTAGGTGCGGAAGCTGCTGTCTGTCCTGTAGGTGTAGGCGGCTTTGCAGCAATGAAAGCGCTCTCTACAAGAAATGACGATCCCCAGACTGCTTCAAGACCGTTCGATGCCGACCGTGACGGGTTTGTTATGGGTGAAGGTGCGGGCGCACTGGTACTTGAAGTCTACGAAGATGCGGTGGCACGCGGTGCGACAATCTATGGAGAGCTCATTGGATTTGGTGAAAGCGGTGACGCGAATCACATCACTACACCAACCATGGACGGTCCGCTTCGTGCTATGACAATGGCCTATAAAATGGCCGGTGAACCTAAAGTGGACTATGTCAATGCACATGGAACGTCCACGCCGGTCAACGACAAGAATGAAACAGCTGCACTCAAAGAGCTGTTCGGTGGTAAAGAGAATTGTCCTCCTGTAAGTTCCATTAAAGGGCAGGTGGGACATTGTCTTGGGGCTGCAGGTGCTATTGAAGCCGTTACCTCACTTATGGCGATGAGAGATGGTATAGTACCTCCGACCATTAACTATACAACTCCAGATGAGAACTGTGATCTTGACTATGTGCCAAATGAGGCAAGAAAAGCGGATCTCAATGTGGTTATGAGTAACTCTTTTGGTTTTGGTGGTACAAACGGTGTCGTCATCTTTAAAAAAGTATAA
- a CDS encoding DedA family protein — MIHEIAAALVDAIGSMGYWGIFLLMFLESTFFPFPSEIIMIPAGYLAYNGEMNVYLVVLIGILGSVGGALFNYHLAMHFGRRFLLKYGKYFFIKAETLDKLETFFNRHGELSTFNGRLIPGIRQLISLPAGLARMDIMRFSLYSALGAGIWIVVLVALGYLLGSNEKLISEYLHTATLIALISVAFITIFYIVRHKRKEEILDGD; from the coding sequence ATGATACATGAAATAGCCGCTGCTCTCGTTGATGCAATAGGGAGTATGGGGTACTGGGGTATCTTTCTTCTGATGTTCCTCGAGAGCACTTTCTTCCCTTTTCCCAGCGAGATTATTATGATACCGGCAGGCTATCTTGCCTACAATGGGGAGATGAATGTCTATCTTGTCGTGCTGATCGGTATCTTAGGCTCTGTAGGTGGAGCACTTTTCAATTACCATCTCGCAATGCATTTTGGTCGACGCTTTCTGTTAAAATACGGTAAATACTTTTTTATCAAAGCAGAGACTCTAGACAAATTGGAAACATTTTTTAACAGACACGGAGAACTCTCCACTTTCAACGGAAGACTGATCCCGGGTATACGTCAGCTCATTTCCCTGCCGGCAGGATTGGCACGTATGGATATTATGCGTTTTTCACTCTATTCGGCACTGGGTGCCGGTATCTGGATCGTGGTGCTGGTTGCGTTGGGCTACCTTTTGGGTTCAAACGAGAAGCTCATCTCCGAGTATCTCCATACGGCAACACTGATCGCATTGATCTCCGTGGCCTTTATTACCATTTTCTATATCGTAAGACACAAACGCAAAGAAGAGATCCTGGATGGGGATTAA